A single window of Actinoallomurus bryophytorum DNA harbors:
- a CDS encoding flavin reductase family protein gives MNTRVTQKPIVDANRFRLALGRHASGVAVITGPGPVGLTATSLTSVSLDPPLVSFCVDRASTTWPDLRQAPVFGVNVLAGDQAATASRFAVRGIDRFGSPTRWRTGPYGVPILGGITVHLLCEPYDTIALGDHWLVVGIVIGTELGTSGGPLLYHQGRYGGFDPHPD, from the coding sequence ATGAACACCCGAGTGACGCAGAAGCCGATCGTGGACGCGAACCGGTTCCGGCTCGCACTGGGCCGGCACGCCTCCGGCGTGGCCGTGATCACCGGGCCGGGCCCGGTGGGACTGACCGCGACGTCGCTGACCTCGGTCAGCCTGGACCCCCCGCTCGTGTCGTTCTGCGTCGACCGCGCGTCCACGACCTGGCCGGACCTGCGGCAGGCGCCGGTCTTCGGCGTCAACGTGCTCGCCGGCGACCAGGCGGCGACCGCGTCGCGTTTCGCCGTGCGCGGCATCGATCGTTTCGGGTCGCCCACCCGTTGGCGAACGGGCCCGTACGGGGTGCCGATCCTCGGCGGAATCACCGTTCACCTGCTGTGCGAGCCCTACGACACCATCGCGTTGGGTGATCATTGGCTCGTGGTCGGAATCGTGATTGGTACTGAGCTGGGTACGTCCGGTGGGCCGCTCCTATACCATCAGGGCCGGTACGGCGGGTTCGACCCGCATCCCGACTGA
- a CDS encoding NADPH-dependent FMN reductase, which translates to MSAPSKAGTTTRHGTRVVVLVGNPRPASRTHAVAAQAAQALAPGITPEIIDLTALAPVLLGPHASVALEDAVERVTSADLLVVASPTYKGTYTGLLKAFLDRVPSLGGVTALPLLVMGSPRHALAVEVHLRPLLVELGATVPTPGLAVVESELGRIEEILAEWAAAVRLPETAGGR; encoded by the coding sequence GTGAGCGCCCCGTCGAAGGCCGGCACCACCACCCGCCACGGCACGCGCGTCGTCGTCCTCGTGGGCAACCCGCGCCCGGCCTCACGTACGCACGCGGTCGCCGCCCAGGCCGCACAGGCGCTCGCGCCCGGCATCACGCCCGAGATCATCGACCTGACCGCGCTGGCTCCCGTACTGCTCGGCCCGCACGCCTCGGTGGCGCTGGAGGACGCCGTCGAACGCGTCACGTCGGCCGACCTCCTGGTGGTCGCGAGCCCGACGTACAAGGGCACCTACACGGGTCTGCTGAAGGCGTTCCTCGACCGGGTGCCCTCGCTCGGCGGCGTCACTGCGCTGCCGCTGCTCGTGATGGGCTCGCCCCGGCACGCGCTCGCGGTCGAGGTGCACCTGCGCCCGCTCCTCGTCGAGCTCGGCGCGACCGTGCCCACGCCGGGGCTCGCCGTGGTCGAGTCCGAGCTGGGGCGGATCGAGGAGATCCTGGCCGAGTGGGCGGCGGCCGTACGACTACCGGAAACGGCAGGCGGTCGATGA
- a CDS encoding LLM class flavin-dependent oxidoreductase, translated as MTKFHWFLPTSGDGRNLVGGGHGAARRGVQRPPDIEYLAQIARSAEQLGFEGVLTPTGTQCEDAWLTTAALTRETERLKFLVAFRPGALSPTLAAQMAATYQRLSRGRLLLNIVTGGERTEQARFGDHLSHDERYARTDEFLSIVRGAWSGEPYDFKGDHYQVEGATVSAAPDPIPELYFGGSSPAAGPVAARHVNVYLTWGEPPQQVKQKIEWIRGLAEEQGRRLRFGIRLHVVTRDTAKEAWVAADRLLDDLDPAEIAAAQEGLARSESVGQKRMRALHEDFRTGGSAHDLEIYPNLWAGVGLVRGGAGTALVGSHGQVAERIAEYASLGIEEFVLSGYPHLEEAYWFGEGVLPELNRLGLREDAA; from the coding sequence ATGACGAAGTTCCACTGGTTCCTGCCCACGAGCGGTGACGGCCGCAACCTCGTCGGCGGCGGTCACGGGGCCGCCCGGCGCGGGGTGCAGCGCCCGCCGGACATCGAGTACCTGGCGCAGATCGCGCGGTCGGCCGAACAACTCGGCTTCGAGGGCGTCCTCACCCCCACCGGCACACAGTGCGAGGACGCCTGGCTGACCACGGCCGCGCTGACCCGCGAGACCGAGCGCCTGAAGTTCCTCGTCGCCTTCCGTCCCGGCGCGCTGTCCCCGACGCTGGCCGCGCAGATGGCCGCGACGTACCAGCGGCTCTCGCGCGGCCGGCTGCTGCTCAACATCGTCACCGGCGGCGAGCGCACCGAGCAGGCGCGCTTCGGGGACCATCTGTCCCACGACGAGCGCTACGCGCGTACCGATGAGTTCCTGTCCATCGTGCGCGGCGCCTGGAGTGGGGAGCCGTACGACTTCAAGGGTGACCACTACCAGGTCGAGGGCGCGACCGTCTCGGCGGCGCCGGACCCGATCCCCGAGCTGTACTTCGGCGGCTCCTCTCCCGCGGCGGGCCCGGTGGCGGCCAGGCACGTGAACGTCTACCTGACCTGGGGCGAGCCGCCCCAGCAGGTCAAGCAGAAGATCGAGTGGATCCGCGGGCTGGCCGAGGAGCAGGGACGGCGGCTGCGGTTCGGCATCCGGCTGCACGTCGTGACCCGCGACACGGCCAAGGAGGCCTGGGTCGCGGCGGACCGCCTGCTCGACGACCTGGACCCGGCCGAGATCGCCGCCGCCCAGGAGGGCCTGGCCCGCAGCGAGTCGGTGGGCCAGAAGCGGATGCGGGCCCTGCACGAGGACTTCCGCACCGGCGGGTCCGCCCATGACCTAGAGATCTACCCCAATCTCTGGGCCGGAGTGGGCCTCGTACGCGGAGGCGCGGGTACCGCGCTCGTCGGCAGCCATGGCCAGGTTGCCGAGCGCATCGCGGAGTACGCCTCGCTCGGCATCGAGGAGTTCGTCCTGTCGGGGTACCCGCACCTGGAGGAGGCGTACTGGTTCGGCGAGGGCGTGCTGCCCGAGCTGAACCGCCTCGGCCTGCGCGAGGACGCCGCGTGA
- a CDS encoding ABC transporter substrate-binding protein yields the protein MKRLLLPVLGALVALAGCGGSGSGDAAAIRKDGSVDLTKVTLHVGDQKAGSQALLQAAGELSGVKYKVTWSQFTSGPPLLEAANAGAIDIGAVGNTPPIFAAAAGSKIKIVAAGDQNLAAQAILVPKTSAIHSIQDLKGKKIALAKGSSAHALLLGVLKKAGLTFGDIQPQYLQPADALSAFSSGRVDAWSIWDPYTAQAQAQTGARTLVYGNGFGTNYQFNVAAAKALKDKAKVAAIRDYLTRLDRATVWAATHQDQWAKTWSAQIGLPLPVAQVAAHRRVTKPVQLDDTVITGEQQLADAFSDAKLIPGRLKIGDFVDRRFNDTVPGGSS from the coding sequence ATGAAAAGGCTGCTCCTCCCCGTGCTCGGAGCCCTTGTCGCCCTCGCGGGGTGCGGCGGGTCGGGCAGCGGTGACGCCGCGGCGATCCGCAAGGACGGCTCGGTCGACCTGACGAAGGTGACGCTGCACGTCGGCGACCAGAAGGCCGGGTCACAGGCCCTGCTCCAGGCCGCCGGCGAGCTCAGCGGCGTGAAGTACAAGGTCACCTGGTCGCAGTTCACCTCCGGGCCGCCGCTGCTCGAGGCGGCCAACGCGGGCGCGATCGACATCGGCGCGGTCGGCAACACCCCGCCGATCTTCGCCGCCGCCGCCGGATCGAAGATCAAGATCGTCGCGGCGGGCGACCAGAACCTCGCGGCGCAGGCCATCCTCGTCCCCAAGACCTCCGCGATCCATTCGATCCAGGACCTCAAGGGCAAGAAGATCGCGCTGGCGAAGGGGAGCTCGGCGCACGCGCTCCTGTTGGGCGTGCTGAAGAAGGCCGGGCTCACCTTCGGCGACATCCAGCCGCAGTACCTCCAGCCCGCGGACGCGCTGTCGGCCTTCAGCTCCGGCCGGGTGGACGCCTGGTCCATCTGGGATCCCTACACCGCGCAGGCCCAGGCGCAGACCGGCGCCCGCACCCTGGTCTACGGCAACGGCTTCGGCACCAACTACCAGTTCAACGTCGCCGCGGCCAAGGCGTTGAAGGACAAGGCGAAGGTCGCGGCGATCCGCGACTACCTGACCCGGCTGGACCGCGCCACGGTCTGGGCCGCGACCCACCAGGACCAGTGGGCCAAGACGTGGTCCGCGCAGATCGGGCTGCCGCTTCCCGTCGCCCAGGTCGCCGCGCACCGGCGCGTCACCAAGCCGGTCCAGCTCGACGACACCGTCATCACCGGTGAGCAGCAGCTCGCCGACGCGTTCTCCGACGCCAAGCTCATCCCCGGCCGCCTGAAGATCGGCGACTTCGTCGACCGGCGCTTCAACGACACCGTTCCCGGAGGCTCGTCATGA
- a CDS encoding ABC transporter ATP-binding protein, whose translation MATSLPTRVTAPVAGVATTVASTRGLSRAFDGRSILDGLDLDIERGEFVALLGRSGSGKSTLLRALAGLDRGTTGDLTVRGTVSVAFQEPRLLPWKRVIDNIALGLDGRASKDKARAALEEVGLTPLAGAWPLTLSGGEAQRASLARALVREPGLLLLDEPFSALDALTRITMHRLVLDLWTRHADDGGRLSVLLVTHDVDEALLLADRVLVLGEGRIAYESRVEAERPRRPADLIALRGELLRQLGVEEGNS comes from the coding sequence ATGGCGACGAGCCTTCCAACCCGCGTGACCGCGCCGGTGGCCGGTGTCGCCACCACGGTCGCGAGCACGCGTGGCCTGAGCCGCGCCTTCGACGGCCGGAGCATCCTCGACGGTCTCGACCTCGACATCGAGCGGGGAGAGTTCGTGGCGCTGCTCGGCCGCAGCGGCTCGGGCAAGTCCACTCTGCTGCGCGCGCTCGCCGGCCTCGACCGGGGCACCACCGGGGACCTGACCGTACGCGGCACGGTCTCGGTGGCCTTCCAGGAGCCGCGCCTGCTGCCCTGGAAACGCGTGATCGACAACATCGCCCTGGGGCTGGACGGCAGGGCCTCGAAGGACAAGGCGCGCGCCGCACTGGAGGAGGTCGGCCTCACCCCGCTCGCCGGAGCCTGGCCGCTCACGCTGTCCGGCGGCGAGGCCCAGCGCGCCTCCCTGGCACGCGCCCTCGTACGCGAGCCGGGGCTGCTTTTGCTCGACGAGCCGTTCAGCGCCTTGGACGCGCTGACCCGGATCACCATGCACCGGCTCGTCCTCGACCTGTGGACCCGCCACGCCGACGACGGCGGGCGGCTCAGCGTGCTCCTGGTCACCCACGACGTGGACGAGGCCCTGCTCCTGGCCGACCGTGTCCTCGTCCTCGGCGAGGGCCGCATCGCGTACGAGTCGCGCGTCGAGGCCGAACGGCCACGGCGGCCGGCCGATCTGATCGCCCTGCGCGGCGAGCTGCTACGGCAGCTCGGCGTCGAGGAAGGAAACTCATGA
- a CDS encoding ABC transporter permease codes for MSSPALDLGPARRTARPSRIRVPRTAGLLRLISPLVLLLLWQAASSTGLLPERLIAAPVKIARTAVDLTRAGTLPDAIAVSLQRVVEGFAIGAVAAIVLALAAGLSRLGENAIDPPMQMLRALPFYGLIPLFILWFGIGETPKVALVALGVAFPLYLNTFAGIRGVDGRLVEAGRTLRLGPTALIRHVILPGALPQTLVGLRQSLGVAWLALIVAEQVNADSGLGWMINDAREFMRTDVIVVGLIVYSALGLLTDALVRLIERRALAWRRAFQPA; via the coding sequence ATGTCCTCACCTGCCCTCGATCTGGGGCCGGCCCGGCGGACCGCTCGCCCGAGCCGGATCCGCGTTCCCCGAACGGCCGGCTTGCTCCGGCTCATCAGCCCGCTCGTCCTTCTCCTCCTCTGGCAGGCCGCCAGCTCCACCGGACTGCTGCCCGAACGGCTCATCGCCGCGCCGGTGAAGATCGCTCGTACGGCGGTAGACCTGACCAGAGCCGGGACGCTCCCGGACGCGATCGCCGTCTCACTGCAGCGCGTCGTCGAGGGTTTCGCGATCGGTGCCGTGGCGGCGATCGTCCTCGCGCTCGCCGCCGGGCTCAGCCGACTCGGTGAGAACGCCATCGACCCGCCCATGCAGATGCTGCGCGCGCTCCCGTTCTACGGGCTGATCCCGCTGTTCATCCTCTGGTTCGGGATCGGCGAGACGCCCAAGGTGGCCCTGGTCGCCCTCGGGGTCGCGTTCCCGCTCTACCTCAACACGTTCGCCGGTATCCGGGGCGTGGACGGCAGGCTCGTCGAGGCCGGCCGGACGCTGCGGCTCGGCCCTACCGCGCTCATCCGGCACGTGATCCTGCCGGGCGCGCTCCCCCAGACACTGGTCGGGCTGCGGCAGAGCCTCGGGGTCGCCTGGCTCGCGCTCATCGTCGCCGAGCAGGTCAACGCCGACTCCGGACTCGGCTGGATGATCAACGACGCCCGTGAGTTCATGCGCACCGACGTGATCGTGGTCGGCCTGATCGTCTACAGCGCGCTCGGGCTGCTCACCGACGCCCTCGTACGTCTCATCGAGAGAAGGGCACTGGCATGGCGACGAGCCTTCCAACCCGCGTGA
- a CDS encoding putative leader peptide: MSTGQFLVMRLHVDLRRQASALCAPTA, encoded by the coding sequence GTGAGTACAGGTCAGTTCCTCGTGATGCGCCTGCACGTCGACCTCCGACGGCAGGCCAGCGCACTCTGTGCGCCGACCGCCTGA